In Actinobacillus indolicus, a single genomic region encodes these proteins:
- the ubiK gene encoding ubiquinone biosynthesis accessory factor UbiK translates to MLNPKNLESIAQQLHNTLPQGLKNVGNDLEEKFKQILQAQLAKLDVVTREEFEVQSQVLLRTREKLNELEKRLDELSSTSSTELQN, encoded by the coding sequence GCTTAATCCAAAAAATTTAGAGTCTATCGCACAGCAACTTCACAACACATTACCACAAGGTTTAAAAAACGTGGGCAATGATTTAGAAGAAAAATTTAAACAAATCTTACAAGCCCAACTTGCTAAACTTGATGTGGTCACTCGTGAAGAGTTTGAAGTTCAATCGCAAGTATTACTTCGCACCCGTGAAAAATTGAATGAATTAGAAAAACGCTTAGATGAATTAAGTTCAACATCATCAACAGAATTACAAAATTAA